The following proteins are co-located in the Terriglobales bacterium genome:
- a CDS encoding molybdopterin-dependent oxidoreductase: protein MPKTVHAACSHDCPDSCGVLITVDDLGRATRLRGDPAHPVTRGFLCAKVAKYLDRVYSPDRVLYPMRRIAPKGHGVRNREDVWQIFERISWDKAYDEIARRFREISSQFGPEAILPYSYAGTTAVLSYGSMDRRFFHRLGASQLDRTICSTAGGEALVSVLGRKIGTDTELFRRAKYIIAWGANIHGNNVHLWPFIEEARRNGAKLVVIDPYKTRTAQCADWHLPINPGTDSALALGLMHVIIAEKLFDEDYVQKYVNGFEELTKRVQEYAPHRVSEWTGISAEDIVKLAREYATTTPAAIRVNYGVQRCENGGTNIRLITMLPCITGAWKHPGGGIQLSCSGAFKLNKEVLERSDLMLSSPLGRPARVVNMAELGQALTKLSDPPVKAVFVYNSNPAAIAPNHNDVVRGFMREDLFTVVHDQFFTDSTDYADILLPATTFFEQKDIQQAYGHYYLQISNQAIAPVGESKCNVEMFSELAQRMGFTEPCFRETVDQMIDAALESPDPWLKGITRERLQREGHIRLNFGTDEFVPFAEGGFPTSDGKARIWNDDLTKLGLDPVGKFKAPVESRHSQQAARYPLELLARKADNFLNSTFCNLGSHQPLEPKMNKLEMSRVDAELRGISEGDAVRIFNDRGEIRLTSLVDGAVQPGVVATRLNWTKLMPDGIGINALTSERLTDMGGGPTFYSCLVEVERAGD from the coding sequence ATGCCCAAAACAGTCCACGCGGCGTGCTCGCACGATTGTCCGGATTCATGCGGAGTTCTAATCACCGTTGATGATCTCGGGCGTGCAACACGATTGCGCGGAGATCCCGCGCATCCGGTGACACGTGGGTTTTTGTGCGCCAAAGTGGCGAAGTATCTCGATCGGGTGTACTCGCCCGATCGGGTGCTCTACCCCATGCGTCGGATCGCGCCGAAGGGGCACGGCGTACGTAACCGTGAGGACGTGTGGCAAATCTTTGAACGAATTTCCTGGGACAAGGCTTACGACGAGATTGCGCGACGGTTCCGCGAAATTAGTTCCCAATTCGGACCTGAGGCGATTCTGCCTTATTCCTATGCCGGCACTACAGCGGTGCTCAGCTACGGATCAATGGACCGCAGGTTCTTCCATCGGCTCGGCGCATCGCAGCTCGATCGCACTATCTGCTCTACAGCAGGCGGCGAAGCATTAGTTTCCGTTCTTGGGCGAAAGATCGGAACTGATACAGAGCTGTTTCGGCGGGCGAAGTACATCATTGCGTGGGGCGCGAATATTCACGGCAACAATGTTCACCTGTGGCCGTTCATCGAGGAGGCGCGGCGTAACGGCGCAAAACTCGTCGTGATCGATCCTTATAAAACGCGGACCGCACAGTGTGCTGACTGGCATCTGCCCATCAATCCTGGAACGGATTCTGCGCTGGCACTTGGGCTGATGCACGTGATCATTGCCGAGAAGCTGTTCGACGAAGATTACGTACAGAAGTACGTTAACGGCTTTGAGGAGCTGACCAAACGTGTTCAGGAGTATGCGCCGCATCGCGTATCGGAATGGACAGGCATTTCGGCGGAGGACATCGTAAAGCTCGCGCGCGAGTATGCGACGACAACTCCGGCGGCTATTCGCGTGAATTACGGTGTCCAGCGATGTGAAAATGGCGGCACGAACATTCGCCTGATCACCATGCTTCCCTGCATCACTGGCGCGTGGAAGCACCCAGGCGGAGGCATCCAGCTTTCATGTAGCGGCGCATTCAAGCTGAACAAGGAAGTTCTGGAGCGCTCGGATTTGATGCTCAGCAGCCCGCTCGGTCGTCCCGCACGAGTGGTAAACATGGCGGAGTTAGGACAGGCGCTCACAAAATTGAGCGATCCACCCGTGAAAGCGGTTTTCGTTTACAACTCGAATCCAGCAGCGATAGCGCCGAACCACAACGACGTGGTGCGCGGATTCATGCGCGAGGATCTGTTTACGGTCGTACACGACCAATTCTTCACCGACTCGACCGACTACGCGGATATCCTTCTGCCCGCAACCACCTTCTTCGAGCAAAAAGACATTCAGCAGGCTTATGGGCATTACTACCTGCAGATTTCGAACCAGGCTATAGCGCCCGTAGGTGAATCGAAGTGCAATGTCGAAATGTTCAGCGAGCTTGCGCAACGAATGGGTTTCACGGAACCATGCTTCCGCGAAACCGTTGATCAGATGATCGATGCGGCGTTGGAGAGTCCTGATCCATGGCTCAAGGGCATCACGCGCGAGCGACTGCAGCGCGAAGGTCACATTCGGCTAAATTTCGGGACTGATGAGTTTGTCCCATTTGCGGAAGGCGGTTTTCCCACTTCCGACGGTAAGGCGCGAATCTGGAACGATGATCTGACGAAGCTCGGCCTCGATCCCGTCGGGAAATTTAAGGCTCCGGTTGAATCGCGGCACTCACAACAGGCGGCAAGGTATCCGCTGGAGCTTCTGGCACGAAAGGCCGATAACTTCCTTAACTCGACCTTTTGCAACCTCGGTTCGCACCAGCCACTCGAGCCCAAAATGAACAAATTGGAAATGAGCCGGGTAGATGCCGAGCTGCGGGGCATCTCGGAAGGCGACGCTGTCCGCATCTTCAATGATCGTGGTGAAATTCGGTTGACTTCGCTGGTCGATGGAGCAGTGCAGCCGGGAGTGGTCGCGACACGCCTCAATTGGACAAAGCTCATGCCGGATGGAATCGGCATCAACGCCCTTACTTCTGAACGGCTTACCGACATGGGTGGCGGGCCTACGTTCTATTCGTGCCTGGTCGAAGTCGAACGCGCGGGAGATTGA